One genomic segment of Helianthus annuus cultivar XRQ/B chromosome 14, HanXRQr2.0-SUNRISE, whole genome shotgun sequence includes these proteins:
- the LOC110906465 gene encoding ribosomal biogenesis protein LAS1L-like: MPPKQASGAKKRKKRKLDEAMKKSHAGALLKFMHKSSDKEQEHVEEQEHVDVEVELEEMEEQEHVEEQNDVEEQDDVEVEPEEGDEHVEANINKEYVKDIFDPRMWEGLNSDEIKLLVEKGPKRDNNIVFGPYDTNNIRFSTALYVTPLS; encoded by the coding sequence ATGCCTCCTAAACAAGCATCCGGTGCTAAAAAACGTAAAAAGAGAAAACTAGATGAAGCAATGAAAAAGTCTCACGCTGGTGCTTTGTTGAAGTTTATGCATAAGTCGTCTGATAAAGAGCAAGAACATGTTGAAGAGCAAGAACATGTGGATGTGGAAGTAGAACTTGAAGAGATGGAAGAGCAAGAACATGTTGAAGAGCAAAATGACGTGGAAGAACAAGATGATGTGGAAGTAGAACCTGAAGAGGGGGATGAGCATGTCGAGGCTAATATAAATAAAGAGTATGTTAAGGATATATTTGATCCAAGAATGTGGGAAGGACTTAATTCTGACGAAATTAAACTTTTGGTCGAGAAAGGTCCTAAAAGAGATAATAATATAGTATTTGGCCCATACGATACAAACAATATACGATTTTCCACCGCAttatatgtcacacccctttcttag